In Pseudomonas rhizosphaerae, one DNA window encodes the following:
- a CDS encoding 2-hydroxyacid dehydrogenase: MRATVLVLVETINDYVSILEDQGYDLIMAPSPSARANAIAQHADRIDAVLTRGPLGLTADEMAALPKLRIICVLGAGYENVDLPAAKAHGLTVTNGAGVNASTVADHTLALLLALMRDIPGADASVRRGEWVKAMRPSVAGKRLGIIGLGAVGLAIAKRAALGFDMSVQYHNRKPRTDVSYDYCASPVELAAASDILIVATPGGAQTRAIVDAAVLQALGPEGFLVNIARGSVVATADLLTALQTNAIAGAALDVFDDEPNVPDAFKTLHNVVLTPHVAGLSPEATRDTVTMVERNLSAFFSGEPVLTPVQL; this comes from the coding sequence ATGCGCGCAACCGTGCTGGTGCTGGTCGAAACCATCAACGACTACGTGTCGATTCTCGAAGATCAAGGCTACGACCTGATCATGGCGCCTTCGCCTTCCGCTCGGGCCAACGCGATAGCGCAGCACGCGGACCGCATCGACGCCGTGCTCACTCGCGGACCGTTGGGTTTGACCGCGGATGAGATGGCGGCGCTGCCCAAGCTGCGCATCATCTGCGTGCTGGGCGCAGGCTACGAGAACGTCGATCTGCCAGCCGCCAAGGCACATGGCCTGACCGTGACCAACGGGGCGGGCGTGAATGCATCGACGGTGGCCGACCATACCCTGGCGCTGTTGCTGGCACTGATGCGCGATATCCCAGGCGCCGATGCTTCGGTCCGGCGGGGTGAATGGGTCAAGGCCATGCGCCCTTCGGTAGCGGGCAAGCGCCTGGGTATCATCGGTCTGGGCGCGGTGGGCCTGGCAATCGCCAAGCGCGCTGCGCTGGGCTTCGACATGAGTGTGCAATACCACAACCGCAAGCCGCGCACCGATGTCAGCTATGACTACTGCGCCAGCCCAGTGGAACTGGCTGCGGCAAGCGATATCCTGATTGTGGCTACCCCTGGCGGAGCGCAGACCCGGGCCATCGTCGATGCAGCCGTGCTGCAGGCGCTGGGGCCAGAAGGTTTTCTGGTAAACATCGCCCGCGGCAGTGTGGTGGCAACGGCGGATCTGCTAACAGCTTTGCAAACCAACGCCATAGCCGGTGCCGCGCTGGACGTCTTCGACGACGAGCCCAACGTGCCCGACGCCTTCAAGACGCTGCACAACGTCGTGCTCACACCTCACGTGGCCGGCCTCTCACCGGAAGCCACGCGGGACACGGTGACGATGGTAGAACGCAACCTGAGTGCATTCTTCAGTGGCGAACCAGTGCTGACACCCGTCCAGCTCTGA
- the can gene encoding carbonate dehydratase, with protein MHDLQELIDNNARWAEAIKEEDPEFFAKLARQQTPEFLWIGCSDARVPANEIVGMLPGDLFVHRNVANVVLHTDLNCMSVIQYAVDVLKVKHILVTGHYGCGGVRAAMQDRQLGLIDGWLRTIRDLYYEHRKVLATLPTEEQQVDRLCELNVIQQVANVGHTSIVQNAWHRGQELSVHGCIYGIKDGRWKSLDVTISGFDQLPPQYRLRALD; from the coding sequence ATGCATGATCTACAGGAACTGATCGACAACAACGCACGCTGGGCCGAGGCGATCAAGGAAGAAGATCCGGAGTTCTTCGCCAAGCTGGCGCGTCAACAGACACCTGAATTCCTCTGGATCGGCTGCTCGGACGCGCGGGTGCCGGCCAACGAGATCGTCGGCATGCTGCCGGGTGATCTGTTCGTGCACCGCAACGTGGCCAACGTGGTGCTGCACACCGATCTGAATTGCATGTCGGTGATCCAGTACGCGGTCGATGTGCTCAAGGTCAAACATATCCTGGTGACCGGCCATTACGGCTGCGGCGGTGTGCGAGCGGCGATGCAGGATCGCCAGCTGGGGCTGATCGATGGCTGGCTGCGGACCATTCGCGACCTGTACTACGAGCACCGCAAGGTGCTGGCGACCTTGCCGACCGAAGAGCAACAGGTGGACCGCTTGTGCGAGCTCAATGTCATCCAGCAGGTGGCCAACGTGGGGCATACCAGCATCGTTCAGAACGCCTGGCACCGCGGTCAGGAGCTGTCGGTGCATGGCTGCATCTACGGCATCAAAGATGGCCGCTGGAAAAGCCTGGACGTGACCATCAGTGGCTTCGACCAGTTGCCGCCGCAATACCGTTTGCGCGCGCTGGATTGA
- the rimI gene encoding ribosomal protein S18-alanine N-acetyltransferase has product MSDAVSFRRMTEADLDAVLKIEFAAYTHPWTRGIFLDGLKSYEIWLMFDGQQQVGHGVLNVIIDEAHLLNITVKPENQGRGLGLKLLERLMSRAYELGGRECFLELRASNQSAYRLYERYGFNEIGKRRDYYPMAGGREDALVMACTLFE; this is encoded by the coding sequence ATGAGTGATGCCGTAAGCTTTCGCCGAATGACCGAAGCGGATCTGGACGCTGTACTGAAGATCGAATTCGCTGCCTACACCCATCCGTGGACGCGGGGCATCTTTCTCGATGGTTTGAAATCCTACGAGATCTGGTTGATGTTCGACGGCCAGCAACAGGTCGGCCATGGCGTGCTCAACGTCATCATCGATGAAGCGCATCTGCTGAACATTACCGTCAAGCCAGAGAATCAAGGTCGCGGATTGGGTTTGAAGTTACTGGAGCGGCTGATGTCCCGGGCCTACGAGCTGGGCGGGCGTGAGTGCTTTCTGGAGCTGCGAGCCAGCAATCAATCGGCCTACCGACTGTACGAGCGCTATGGCTTCAACGAGATCGGCAAGCGACGGGATTACTACCCCATGGCCGGAGGGCGCGAGGATGCGCTGGTCATGGCCTGTACGTTGTTCGAATGA
- a CDS encoding NCS2 family permease yields the protein MLDSFFKLKAHNTTVRTEILAGVTTFLAMAYILFVNPSILGETGMDKGALFVATCLAAAIGSAIMGLIANYPIALAPGMGLNAFFTYTVVLHLGHSWQVALGAVFISAVCFFLLSIFRIREWIINSIPLPLRSAIAAGIGLFLALIALQNAKIVVANPATLVGMGDLSKPEPVLAILGFFIIVALEALKVRGSVLIGILLITVLSIVLGVTPFGGVVSMPPSLAPTFLQLDIKGAFDVGLISVIFAFLFVDLFDNSGTLIGVAKRAGLMGKDGHMPKMGRALIADSTAALAGSLLGTSTTTSYIESAAGVSAGGRTGLTAIVVACLFLLALFFAPLAGSVPAFATAPALLFVAVLMASGLAEVDWDDITVAAPVVVTALAMPLTYSIANGIAFGFITWTAVKLLSGKWRELNSALIVLSIIFVIKLGWFGG from the coding sequence ATGCTGGACTCATTCTTCAAGCTCAAGGCGCACAACACCACCGTGCGCACGGAAATCCTTGCCGGGGTCACCACCTTCCTGGCCATGGCCTACATCTTGTTCGTCAACCCCAGCATCCTGGGCGAAACCGGCATGGACAAGGGCGCATTGTTCGTTGCTACCTGCCTGGCCGCAGCCATCGGCTCGGCGATCATGGGCCTGATCGCCAACTACCCGATTGCCTTGGCACCGGGCATGGGCCTCAATGCGTTCTTCACCTACACCGTGGTCCTGCACCTGGGCCACAGCTGGCAGGTCGCACTGGGTGCGGTGTTCATCTCGGCCGTGTGTTTCTTCCTGCTGTCGATCTTTCGCATCCGCGAATGGATCATCAACAGCATTCCCCTGCCGCTGCGCTCGGCCATCGCCGCAGGCATCGGCCTGTTCCTGGCACTGATCGCACTGCAAAACGCCAAGATCGTGGTCGCCAACCCGGCTACTCTGGTCGGCATGGGCGACCTGTCGAAACCCGAACCGGTGCTGGCGATACTCGGCTTCTTCATCATTGTCGCCCTGGAAGCACTGAAGGTCCGCGGCTCGGTACTGATCGGCATCCTGCTGATCACCGTGCTCTCTATTGTGCTTGGGGTCACCCCGTTCGGCGGCGTGGTATCGATGCCACCGTCGCTGGCACCAACCTTCCTGCAGCTGGACATCAAGGGTGCATTCGACGTTGGCTTGATCAGCGTGATCTTCGCCTTCCTCTTCGTCGACCTGTTCGACAACTCCGGCACCCTCATCGGCGTGGCCAAACGTGCCGGCCTGATGGGCAAGGACGGCCACATGCCGAAAATGGGCCGCGCCCTGATCGCCGACAGTACCGCCGCACTGGCCGGCTCGCTGCTGGGCACCTCGACCACCACCAGCTACATCGAATCGGCTGCCGGCGTCAGCGCCGGCGGACGAACCGGCCTGACGGCCATCGTGGTCGCCTGCCTGTTCCTGCTGGCGCTGTTCTTCGCTCCGCTGGCCGGTAGCGTCCCGGCATTCGCCACCGCGCCTGCGCTGCTGTTCGTGGCAGTGCTGATGGCATCAGGCCTCGCAGAAGTCGACTGGGACGACATCACCGTCGCCGCGCCGGTCGTGGTGACCGCACTGGCCATGCCACTGACCTACTCGATCGCCAACGGCATCGCGTTCGGCTTCATCACCTGGACGGCCGTCAAACTGTTGAGCGGCAAATGGCGCGAACTCAATTCGGCGCTCATCGTGCTGTCGATCATCTTCGTCATCAAGCTGGGCTGGTTCGGCGGCTGA
- the sodC gene encoding superoxide dismutase family protein has translation MKSYGWLALMAAMSIGSANAASKEVQINLVSAEGAPQPIGTVMIEETPYGLEFTPQLKSLPAGVHGFHVHANGSCAAAMKDGKMSAAEAAGGHFDPQKTGKHLGPYDAKGHLGDLPAIYVNADGTANYPVLAPRLKKLSEVEGHALMVHAGGDNHADSPAPLGGGAARMACGVI, from the coding sequence ATGAAGTCTTATGGCTGGCTTGCACTGATGGCAGCGATGTCGATCGGTAGCGCCAATGCGGCATCCAAGGAAGTCCAGATCAACCTGGTCAGCGCCGAGGGCGCGCCACAGCCGATCGGCACGGTGATGATCGAGGAAACGCCCTATGGCCTTGAGTTCACACCCCAACTCAAGTCTCTGCCCGCGGGTGTGCATGGATTCCACGTACATGCCAATGGCAGCTGCGCGGCGGCGATGAAGGACGGCAAGATGTCGGCTGCGGAAGCGGCGGGCGGGCACTTCGATCCACAGAAGACCGGCAAGCACCTTGGCCCATACGATGCCAAAGGTCATTTGGGTGATCTGCCGGCGATCTATGTGAACGCCGATGGCACTGCGAACTATCCAGTGCTGGCGCCGCGCTTGAAGAAACTGAGCGAGGTGGAAGGGCATGCGTTGATGGTGCATGCCGGTGGTGATAACCATGCTGATTCGCCAGCACCGCTGGGGGGTGGTGCGGCGCGGATGGCTTGTGGGGTGATTTGA